A single Calidifontibacter indicus DNA region contains:
- a CDS encoding acyl-CoA dehydrogenase family protein — MSLQSKASLADRGQAFGMRLITRAGGLDALKNPVLRGKVEKVLYRGAKSGFTAQTVAGRAFARKPGSGDPTRPAPTKPRREFDLTPTDDQQMIQEAARELATEVLRPAAADADAERRTPDTVFEQAAAMGMTLLGVPAELGGVAEERSTVAGVLVTEELARGDMGLAVSIMASAAVANALANYGDSAQQATFLPPFTNEKEPAGGALALQEPQPLFDPLAPATTAVRQGDQLVLNGRKSLVPGAENADLFIVSALLDGEARLVIVEPGTTGLTVGEDPAMGLRAARTSSLQLCDVRVPTTNLLGTADDHLDAVRRARLAWAAAAVGTGQAVLDHLKTYTVERKAFGEPIAYRQAVAFTVSNIAIEVDALRLVVWRAAALLDAGKDASSLIAQARVLAARHGAQIGSDGVQMLGGHGFVKEFDNERWFRDLRATGVLEGMLLV; from the coding sequence ATGTCGCTGCAGAGCAAGGCATCCCTCGCCGACCGGGGCCAGGCGTTCGGGATGCGCCTGATCACCCGGGCCGGCGGGCTCGATGCACTGAAGAACCCCGTGCTGCGGGGCAAGGTCGAGAAGGTGCTGTACCGCGGCGCCAAATCGGGCTTCACGGCGCAGACCGTCGCCGGCCGCGCGTTCGCCCGCAAGCCCGGATCGGGTGACCCCACCCGTCCGGCCCCGACCAAGCCGCGCCGGGAGTTCGATCTGACCCCGACCGACGACCAGCAGATGATCCAGGAGGCCGCTCGCGAGCTGGCCACTGAGGTGCTGCGGCCCGCCGCGGCCGATGCCGACGCCGAGCGTCGCACCCCTGACACCGTGTTCGAGCAGGCCGCCGCGATGGGCATGACGCTGCTCGGTGTGCCGGCCGAGCTCGGTGGCGTGGCCGAGGAGCGCTCGACCGTCGCGGGTGTGCTCGTGACGGAGGAGCTCGCCCGCGGCGACATGGGCCTCGCCGTGTCGATCATGGCGAGCGCCGCAGTCGCGAATGCGCTTGCCAACTATGGTGATTCCGCCCAGCAGGCGACCTTCCTGCCGCCGTTCACCAACGAGAAGGAGCCGGCCGGCGGGGCGCTCGCACTGCAGGAACCGCAGCCGCTGTTCGACCCCTTGGCGCCCGCCACCACCGCCGTCCGGCAGGGCGACCAGTTGGTGCTCAACGGCCGCAAGTCGCTGGTGCCCGGCGCCGAGAACGCCGACCTGTTCATCGTGTCGGCGCTGCTCGACGGCGAGGCACGCCTCGTCATCGTCGAGCCCGGCACCACCGGCCTGACCGTCGGCGAAGACCCCGCGATGGGGCTGCGCGCCGCGCGCACCAGTTCACTCCAACTCTGCGACGTCCGGGTGCCCACCACCAACCTGCTCGGCACTGCCGACGACCATCTGGATGCCGTCCGCCGGGCCCGGCTGGCCTGGGCGGCAGCCGCGGTCGGCACCGGACAGGCAGTGCTCGACCACCTCAAGACGTACACGGTGGAGCGCAAGGCGTTCGGCGAGCCGATCGCCTACCGGCAAGCGGTCGCCTTCACGGTGTCCAACATCGCCATCGAGGTCGACGCGCTGCGACTGGTCGTGTGGCGCGCCGCCGCCCTGCTGGACGCCGGCAAGGACGCCTCCTCGCTGATCGCCCAGGCGCGGGTGCTCGCCGCCCGCCACGGCGCGCAGATCGGCAGCGACGGCGTGCAGATGCTCGGCGGACACGGCTTCGTCAAGGAATTCGACAACGAGCGCTGGTTCCGCGACCTGCGCGCGACGGGCGTGCTCGAGGGCATGCTGCTGGTCTGA
- a CDS encoding histidine phosphatase family protein — protein MSGAVPGPSERLMLGADPKRLIVLRHGQTAHNVGGIWQGQLDTELSAVGRDQARAAGIAIAECRPDLIRASDLQRAYATAEAIAAGTGLAIQADERLREIDVGSWQGRSSDQVRETHGDDLEAIAAGEDRRRGDTGETVAEVAERALAATKDAIADLAPGQLGVIVTHGVAGRALAAALVGIELHAAWLGLGGLHNCHWVELTEGAHGWRIEKWNAHA, from the coding sequence ATGAGCGGCGCGGTTCCCGGGCCGTCCGAGCGGTTGATGCTCGGTGCCGACCCGAAGCGCCTCATCGTGCTGCGGCACGGACAGACCGCCCACAATGTCGGCGGCATCTGGCAGGGACAGCTCGACACCGAACTGTCCGCAGTCGGACGTGACCAGGCGCGGGCCGCGGGCATCGCGATCGCCGAGTGTCGACCCGACCTGATCAGGGCCAGTGACCTGCAGCGTGCCTACGCGACGGCCGAGGCCATTGCGGCCGGCACGGGGCTGGCCATCCAGGCCGACGAGCGTCTGCGCGAGATCGATGTCGGTTCGTGGCAAGGCCGTTCGAGTGATCAGGTGCGTGAGACGCACGGTGACGACCTCGAGGCCATCGCCGCCGGCGAAGACCGCCGTCGCGGCGACACGGGTGAGACCGTCGCCGAGGTCGCCGAGCGAGCGCTCGCGGCGACCAAGGACGCCATCGCCGACCTCGCGCCCGGACAGCTGGGCGTGATCGTCACCCACGGTGTCGCCGGACGCGCCCTCGCGGCGGCCCTCGTCGGCATCGAGTTGCACGCCGCCTGGCTTGGCCTCGGTGGGCTGCACAACTGCCACTGGGTGGAGCTCACCGAGGGTGCCCATGGGTGGCGGATCGAGAAGTGGAACGCGCACGCATGA
- a CDS encoding DUF4442 domain-containing protein: MSMARDNQLTAKHDAKVGSHSSRHGERRRLAPGTFQKIMNFFPPFLGMGLRVKEVSDDWTMCRVELKLNRLNRNQQGTAFGGSIGAMTDAFYALLLMHQLGPDYHVWDKAAQIEYVSPGTSTVYGTFEVPLERTDQIRAEALSGQKVLPWFETELTLADGTVVARVRRQLYVRKKREARADVPDGPQPDPAD, translated from the coding sequence ATGAGCATGGCCCGGGACAATCAGCTGACCGCGAAGCATGATGCGAAGGTCGGGTCGCACAGTTCACGACACGGTGAGCGCCGCCGCCTCGCGCCGGGCACCTTCCAGAAAATCATGAACTTCTTCCCGCCGTTCCTCGGAATGGGGCTGCGGGTCAAGGAAGTCAGCGACGACTGGACGATGTGCCGGGTCGAACTCAAGCTCAACCGGTTGAACCGCAACCAGCAGGGCACCGCCTTCGGCGGGTCGATCGGCGCGATGACCGACGCGTTCTACGCGCTGCTGCTGATGCATCAGCTCGGACCGGACTACCACGTGTGGGACAAGGCCGCGCAGATCGAATACGTCAGCCCCGGCACGTCGACGGTATACGGCACCTTCGAGGTGCCGCTCGAACGCACCGACCAGATTCGCGCCGAGGCGCTGTCGGGACAGAAGGTGCTGCCGTGGTTCGAGACCGAGCTGACCCTGGCCGACGGAACCGTCGTGGCCCGCGTCCGCCGGCAGTTGTATGTGCGCAAGAAGCGCGAGGCCCGCGCCGACGTCCCGGACGGCCCGCAGCCCGACCCGGCCGACTGA
- the rsfS gene encoding ribosome silencing factor yields the protein MTATTESIELAKAAAHAADELKATTVIALDVSEHLALTDIFVIASADNERQVNAIVDSVEDALLERGVKPKRREGRGDGRWVLVDFGDIVVHVQHDDEREFYQLERLWRDCPTVDLELPAGESDDSDAESDDESGRESDTESGTESDTE from the coding sequence GTGACCGCCACCACCGAGTCGATCGAGCTCGCCAAGGCAGCAGCCCACGCGGCCGACGAACTCAAGGCCACGACCGTGATCGCGCTGGACGTGAGCGAGCACCTCGCCCTCACCGACATCTTCGTGATCGCGTCGGCCGACAACGAGCGGCAGGTCAATGCGATCGTCGACTCGGTCGAGGACGCCCTGCTCGAACGCGGCGTGAAGCCGAAGCGTCGTGAGGGACGCGGCGACGGCCGCTGGGTGCTCGTCGACTTCGGCGACATCGTCGTGCACGTGCAGCACGACGACGAGCGGGAGTTCTACCAGCTCGAGCGGCTCTGGCGCGACTGCCCGACGGTCGACCTGGAGTTGCCCGCCGGTGAATCCGACGATTCCGACGCCGAGTCGGACGACGAGTCCGGCAGGGAGTCCGACACGGAGTCCGGCACGGAGTCCGACACGGAATGA
- a CDS encoding acyl-CoA dehydrogenase family protein, whose translation MIDLEVPRKFTPLLKQAGALADEVFRPISRKYDLAEHEYPRELDLLSALIDGLSDSGASQGAGASGSAKATSDEEPKGVGSGRNTGSANRNGTNLSSVLSIMQTCRGDVGLTLSIPRQGLGNAAIAAVANDEQKARYGNRWAAMAITEPDTGSDSGAIRTTAVKDGDEYVLNGEKIFVTAGERAELVVVWATLDRALGKQAIKSFVVERSNPGMKLVRLEHKLGIRASDTAAFSLQDCRVPAEDLLGDPEIRIEGGFGGAMQTFDNTRPLVAAMAVGLTRACLDTTTKLLADAGITPDPDRPLASQPQAAARLLQFEAEFQAAYLLALRAAWMADNGKPNSMEASMAKAQAGRTCVEVALGCVELCGATGYAETALLEKWARDSKILDIFEGTQQIQLLVVARRLLGLSSAQLK comes from the coding sequence ATGATTGATCTCGAGGTCCCCCGCAAGTTCACTCCCCTGCTGAAGCAGGCGGGCGCGCTCGCCGACGAGGTGTTCCGTCCGATCAGCCGCAAGTACGACCTCGCCGAGCACGAGTACCCGCGCGAACTCGACCTGCTGTCGGCGCTCATCGACGGCCTGAGCGACTCCGGCGCGAGCCAGGGCGCCGGCGCGTCCGGTTCGGCGAAGGCGACGTCGGACGAGGAGCCGAAGGGTGTCGGCTCCGGCCGCAACACCGGGTCGGCCAACCGCAACGGCACCAACCTGTCATCGGTGCTGTCGATCATGCAGACCTGCCGCGGCGACGTCGGACTCACCCTGTCGATCCCCCGCCAGGGTCTCGGCAACGCCGCCATCGCGGCTGTCGCCAACGACGAGCAGAAGGCGCGCTACGGCAACCGCTGGGCGGCCATGGCGATCACCGAACCCGACACCGGGTCTGACTCCGGCGCCATCCGCACCACTGCGGTCAAGGACGGCGACGAGTACGTGCTCAACGGGGAGAAGATCTTCGTCACCGCCGGTGAGCGTGCCGAACTCGTCGTGGTCTGGGCGACGCTCGACCGTGCCCTCGGCAAGCAGGCGATCAAGTCGTTCGTGGTGGAGCGCTCCAACCCGGGCATGAAGCTGGTGCGGTTGGAGCACAAGCTCGGCATCCGCGCCTCCGACACCGCAGCGTTCAGCCTGCAGGACTGCCGCGTGCCAGCCGAAGACCTTCTCGGCGACCCGGAGATCCGCATCGAGGGCGGTTTCGGCGGCGCGATGCAGACCTTCGACAACACCCGTCCGCTGGTGGCGGCGATGGCGGTCGGCCTCACCCGTGCGTGCCTCGACACGACGACCAAGCTGCTCGCCGACGCGGGCATCACGCCCGACCCCGACCGTCCGCTGGCGAGCCAGCCGCAGGCAGCCGCGCGTCTGCTGCAGTTCGAGGCGGAGTTCCAGGCCGCCTACCTGTTGGCGTTGCGCGCGGCCTGGATGGCCGACAACGGCAAGCCGAACTCGATGGAGGCGTCGATGGCCAAGGCGCAGGCCGGGCGCACCTGCGTCGAGGTCGCCCTTGGCTGCGTGGAGCTCTGTGGCGCAACGGGTTACGCCGAGACCGCGCTGCTCGAGAAATGGGCGCGCGACTCCAAGATCCTCGACATCTTCGAGGGCACCCAGCAGATCCAGTTGCTGGTGGTGGCGCGGCGTCTGCTCGGCCTGAGCTCGGCCCAGCTGAAGTAA
- a CDS encoding ROK family protein, which translates to MAVYSANLGWRDVPFARLLADHTGLPTRLGHDVTAGGIAELTYGGHEPAAARNSVVLQLGTDAVAARVWDEAVEALALAIATATMLLDPSVVVFSGGLSAAGEELVVPVRRALADKIVWRQAPSVVASALGPRVGLAGASITAWHAAGHDAPAECIG; encoded by the coding sequence GTGGCCGTCTACTCGGCGAACCTGGGGTGGCGTGACGTGCCGTTCGCGCGACTGCTCGCCGATCACACCGGCCTGCCGACCCGACTCGGTCACGACGTCACCGCGGGCGGCATCGCCGAGCTGACCTACGGCGGTCACGAGCCGGCTGCCGCCCGCAATTCGGTTGTGCTGCAACTCGGCACCGACGCAGTGGCCGCACGGGTCTGGGACGAAGCCGTCGAGGCGTTGGCGCTCGCGATCGCGACGGCGACGATGTTGCTCGACCCGAGCGTGGTGGTGTTCAGCGGCGGTCTGTCCGCCGCCGGTGAGGAACTGGTCGTGCCGGTGCGCAGGGCGCTGGCCGACAAGATCGTGTGGCGGCAGGCGCCGTCCGTGGTGGCCTCGGCCCTCGGGCCGCGGGTCGGCCTCGCCGGCGCCTCGATCACCGCCTGGCACGCGGCCGGGCACGACGCCCCGGCGGAATGTATCGGCTGA
- a CDS encoding trimeric intracellular cation channel family protein, translating into MSADLGDIIRVVDLVGVAVNGLLGGEIARRERLDPIGFAVLGILSALGGGMLRDTLLQRGTPVALTDPWYLVVALVAALVAFVVPFEGRTWNAIYPSLDGLALGTWAAVGTQKALSFGLGWLPALLLGTITAVGGGMIRDIVLARRPAFLGGNTLYATCAIIACGVAILLNGLVTAEVAVLVSAAIGAPLVVIAKARGWKLPGESAREGVRAIRRRYPRTPS; encoded by the coding sequence ATGAGCGCCGATCTCGGTGACATCATCCGCGTCGTCGACCTCGTCGGTGTTGCGGTCAACGGCCTGCTGGGCGGCGAGATCGCGCGGCGGGAACGCTTGGACCCCATCGGTTTTGCGGTGCTCGGCATACTCTCGGCCCTCGGCGGCGGAATGCTGCGCGACACCCTGTTGCAGCGCGGCACCCCGGTCGCCCTGACCGACCCGTGGTACCTGGTCGTTGCCCTGGTCGCCGCACTCGTCGCGTTCGTCGTCCCGTTCGAAGGGCGCACCTGGAATGCGATCTACCCCTCACTCGACGGTCTCGCACTCGGCACCTGGGCGGCGGTCGGCACCCAGAAGGCGCTGAGCTTCGGCCTCGGCTGGTTGCCGGCGTTGTTGCTAGGCACGATCACCGCCGTCGGCGGCGGCATGATCCGCGACATCGTGCTGGCGCGAAGGCCCGCCTTCCTCGGCGGCAACACGCTCTACGCGACGTGCGCGATCATCGCCTGCGGCGTCGCCATCCTGTTGAACGGACTGGTGACCGCCGAGGTCGCGGTGCTGGTGTCGGCCGCCATCGGCGCCCCGCTGGTCGTGATCGCGAAGGCGCGCGGCTGGAAACTGCCCGGCGAGTCGGCGCGCGAGGGTGTGCGCGCTATCCGGCGTCGCTATCCGCGCACGCCGTCCTGA
- a CDS encoding ABC-F family ATP-binding cassette domain-containing protein has protein sequence MGHIEANSVDYFLPDGRPLLGGVSLRVGEGAKVALVGPNGTGKTTLLRIIAGELDPHDGAITRSGTLGVMPQFIGRVGRDDDQQVTIRDLLLTVAPDKIRQAAAAVDRTELAVMERDSEDDQMAYAQALADWAEVGGYEWETLADVCTVAALSIPFEKAQWRDVNTLSGGEQKRVVLEALLRGPEDVLLLDEPDNYLDVPTKRWLEEQLVASPKTVLFISHDRELLSAVATRIATLEPQAAGAICWMHAGSFTTYHEARKERNAKLAELRKRWDEEHAKLKALVQMYKQKAAYNSDMAARYQAAQTRLARFEDAGPPEALPFEQKVTMRLRGGRTANRAVICEGLELTGLMKPFDNEIWYGERVAVLGSNGSGKSHFLRLLAAGGSDPGPEHRPVGDFQPEPVQHNGIARLGSRVRPGWFAQTHQHASLLDRRLLDVLHRGDDHRDGMPREQASRALDRYELARSAEQKFGSLSGGQQARFQILLLELSGATLLLLDEPTDNLDLHSAEALEEGLDAFDGTVIAVTHDRWFARGFDRFLVFGADGRVYETPEPVWDEGRVVRAR, from the coding sequence GTGGGACATATCGAAGCCAACTCCGTCGACTACTTCCTGCCCGACGGCAGGCCGCTGCTCGGCGGTGTGAGCCTGCGCGTCGGCGAGGGCGCGAAGGTGGCCTTGGTCGGCCCGAACGGCACCGGCAAGACGACCCTCCTGCGCATCATCGCCGGCGAACTCGACCCACACGACGGCGCGATCACCCGCAGCGGAACCCTCGGTGTGATGCCCCAGTTCATCGGCCGGGTGGGCCGCGACGACGACCAGCAGGTGACCATCCGTGACCTGCTCCTGACCGTTGCTCCCGACAAGATCCGCCAGGCGGCGGCTGCTGTCGACCGCACCGAACTCGCTGTGATGGAACGCGACAGCGAGGACGACCAGATGGCTTACGCGCAGGCCCTGGCCGACTGGGCGGAGGTGGGCGGCTACGAGTGGGAGACGCTGGCCGACGTGTGCACCGTTGCGGCACTGTCGATCCCGTTCGAGAAGGCGCAGTGGCGCGACGTCAACACCCTCAGCGGCGGTGAGCAGAAGCGAGTCGTGCTCGAGGCCCTGCTGCGCGGCCCCGAGGACGTCCTCCTGCTCGACGAGCCCGACAACTACCTCGACGTGCCGACCAAGCGTTGGCTGGAGGAACAACTCGTCGCGTCACCCAAGACGGTGCTGTTCATCAGCCACGACCGCGAACTGCTCAGCGCGGTCGCCACCCGCATCGCGACCCTCGAACCGCAAGCCGCGGGCGCGATCTGTTGGATGCACGCGGGGTCGTTCACGACTTACCACGAGGCGCGCAAGGAACGGAACGCCAAGCTGGCCGAGCTGCGCAAGCGGTGGGACGAGGAGCACGCCAAGCTCAAGGCGCTCGTGCAGATGTACAAGCAGAAGGCCGCGTACAACAGCGACATGGCGGCCCGCTACCAAGCGGCGCAGACCCGGCTGGCGCGGTTCGAGGACGCCGGGCCGCCGGAGGCGCTGCCGTTCGAGCAGAAGGTGACGATGCGGTTGCGCGGCGGTCGCACCGCCAACCGAGCGGTGATCTGCGAGGGCTTGGAGCTCACCGGGTTGATGAAGCCCTTCGACAACGAGATCTGGTACGGCGAACGGGTCGCGGTGCTCGGATCGAACGGTTCGGGCAAGTCGCACTTCCTGCGTCTGCTCGCCGCCGGTGGGTCCGACCCCGGTCCCGAACACCGTCCGGTGGGTGACTTTCAGCCGGAGCCTGTGCAACACAACGGGATTGCGCGGCTGGGGTCTCGCGTGCGGCCGGGTTGGTTCGCGCAGACCCACCAGCACGCGTCGCTGCTCGATCGCAGGCTCCTCGACGTGTTGCACCGCGGCGATGACCATCGCGACGGGATGCCGCGGGAGCAGGCGTCCCGGGCGCTCGACCGGTACGAGTTGGCACGCAGCGCCGAGCAGAAGTTCGGCTCGCTGTCGGGTGGCCAGCAGGCACGTTTCCAGATTCTGCTGCTCGAACTCAGTGGCGCCACGTTGTTGCTGCTCGACGAGCCGACCGACAACCTCGATCTCCACTCGGCCGAGGCGCTGGAGGAGGGCCTGGACGCGTTCGACGGCACGGTGATCGCGGTGACGCACGACCGCTGGTTCGCCCGCGGGTTCGACCGGTTCTTGGTGTTCGGCGCCGACGGACGGGTCTACGAGACCCCGGAGCCGGTGTGGGACGAGGGACGGGTCGTGCGGGCGCGCTGA
- a CDS encoding DinB family protein codes for MDGLDIDAPWLLEEPGRLIVNGVDVAPLVDDELDRRFPGRALRRASSADGLRDAWAAVEHAWQSAIRRVDAMQPGSVDAQIGDEWSFAQTVRHLVMATDTWLRKAVQGVEQPYHPAGLPDTSFVEDGRDTSVFSVGSPSWAEVLQARADRVGMVREFLGSVSEDELTSTRPNPHAPEHQETVLSCVRTILEEEWEHLRYATRDLDALERSQQEDAPRG; via the coding sequence GTGGACGGCCTCGACATCGACGCTCCGTGGCTGCTCGAGGAGCCGGGGCGGCTCATCGTCAACGGGGTGGATGTCGCGCCCCTAGTCGACGATGAGCTCGACCGCCGGTTCCCCGGCCGTGCCCTTCGTCGAGCTTCCAGTGCGGACGGTCTGCGCGACGCCTGGGCCGCCGTCGAACACGCATGGCAGTCGGCGATCCGACGCGTGGACGCCATGCAACCAGGTTCGGTGGATGCCCAGATCGGGGACGAATGGTCATTCGCACAGACGGTGCGCCACCTTGTCATGGCGACGGACACGTGGCTCCGCAAGGCAGTGCAGGGCGTGGAGCAGCCCTATCACCCCGCTGGTCTGCCGGACACAAGCTTCGTCGAGGACGGTCGCGACACCAGCGTTTTCAGCGTGGGGTCCCCCAGCTGGGCCGAGGTGCTGCAGGCCCGAGCCGACCGAGTGGGCATGGTCCGGGAATTCCTGGGGTCCGTCTCCGAGGACGAACTGACGTCGACTCGACCCAACCCGCATGCCCCTGAGCACCAGGAGACTGTCCTGTCGTGCGTCCGGACGATCCTCGAAGAGGAGTGGGAGCACTTGCGGTACGCAACCCGCGATCTGGACGCTCTCGAGAGGAGCCAGCAGGAGGACGCTCCCAGAGGCTAG
- a CDS encoding MBL fold metallo-hydrolase, with the protein MLWSSTEHGERMPLPEWNKQISDGMVIRHGDRDFVLITTPGHTAGHTCIYVPQDDVLLTGDHVLPRISSHVGDPGWHAEPPALARYSDSLHKLTQYASAEVLPAHEYRFRDIGARVAQLEAHLAQRSDEIVDALRSLADETTWEIAKQLTWSRGWDALNSHSLRMAAAETSSHLNLLREQGRVVFEGTAPARYRVGAND; encoded by the coding sequence ATGCTCTGGTCGTCAACCGAACACGGCGAGCGGATGCCGCTGCCGGAATGGAACAAGCAGATCAGCGACGGCATGGTGATCCGGCACGGCGACCGCGATTTCGTGCTCATCACAACGCCCGGCCACACCGCCGGGCACACGTGCATCTACGTGCCGCAGGACGACGTGCTGCTCACCGGCGACCACGTGCTGCCGCGCATCTCCTCGCACGTCGGCGACCCGGGCTGGCACGCCGAGCCGCCGGCGCTGGCCCGCTACTCCGACTCGTTGCACAAGCTCACCCAGTACGCGTCGGCCGAGGTGCTGCCGGCCCACGAGTACCGCTTCCGGGACATCGGTGCACGCGTGGCGCAGCTGGAGGCCCACCTCGCGCAGCGATCGGACGAGATCGTCGACGCGTTGCGCTCGTTGGCCGACGAGACCACCTGGGAGATCGCCAAGCAGCTCACCTGGTCGCGCGGCTGGGACGCGCTGAACAGCCACTCGCTGCGGATGGCTGCCGCCGAGACCTCGTCGCACCTCAACCTCCTGCGCGAGCAGGGACGCGTGGTGTTCGAGGGCACGGCACCGGCCCGTTACCGGGTCGGTGCGAACGACTGA
- a CDS encoding GntR family transcriptional regulator, whose protein sequence is MFTIDRDNPLATYEQICEQVAEGVRDGSLVVGSKLPTVRGLAAELKIAPGTVAKAYTELERSGLIVTRGRAGTFISAGQDSAAQELQAAARELVVRVRRWSPQRTEVMAVVAEALRQEGIE, encoded by the coding sequence GTGTTCACCATCGACAGGGACAACCCCCTGGCGACCTACGAGCAAATTTGCGAGCAGGTGGCCGAAGGTGTGCGTGACGGGTCCCTCGTCGTCGGCAGCAAACTCCCGACCGTGCGGGGACTCGCCGCCGAACTGAAGATCGCCCCGGGGACGGTCGCCAAGGCCTATACCGAACTCGAACGATCGGGATTGATCGTCACGCGTGGCCGCGCCGGCACCTTCATCTCGGCCGGTCAGGACTCCGCGGCACAGGAACTCCAGGCGGCCGCCCGCGAACTCGTCGTGCGAGTGCGGCGCTGGAGCCCGCAACGCACCGAGGTGATGGCCGTCGTGGCGGAGGCGCTGCGCCAGGAGGGCATCGAGTAG
- a CDS encoding type II toxin-antitoxin system PemK/MazF family toxin — protein sequence MPAFEYAPNPDGLPDPGEIVWTWVSYEEDHSQGKDRPVLLVGRDGRWLLGMPLTSKDHDRDAAQEAHAGRTWVDIGSGPWDTGGRPSEVRTNRVIRVDPDAVRREGAVLDRARFEQVAAAARAARGR from the coding sequence ATGCCCGCCTTCGAGTACGCACCGAACCCGGACGGCCTGCCCGACCCGGGCGAGATCGTGTGGACCTGGGTGTCGTACGAGGAGGACCACAGCCAGGGCAAGGACCGTCCGGTGCTGCTCGTCGGCCGCGACGGACGTTGGCTGCTGGGGATGCCGCTGACCAGCAAGGACCACGACCGGGACGCGGCGCAGGAGGCCCACGCCGGCCGCACCTGGGTCGACATCGGGTCGGGCCCGTGGGACACCGGCGGACGCCCGAGCGAGGTGCGCACGAACCGGGTGATCCGGGTCGACCCCGACGCGGTGCGACGCGAGGGGGCGGTGCTCGATCGCGCCCGCTTCGAGCAGGTCGCCGCAGCCGCCCGCGCCGCCCGCGGCCGCTGA